One Oncorhynchus kisutch isolate 150728-3 linkage group LG13, Okis_V2, whole genome shotgun sequence DNA window includes the following coding sequences:
- the LOC109902726 gene encoding nucleoprotein TPR-like isoform X4 — MATVLLQALERAEIAKLPKAVQNKLEKLFSDLQYEIDSLKSHQEQFRVDSEQQFFEKVQRLEQSQEQFVTQTEQHHKLREEFTKIDEELKSVLEKNKEYEINQEKLTSEQAQLCKAKNELEAEKRELVRTLERRSQEVAYLSEDLQRLNDKVAEVNASKMGLQLKLDELESSEVNIKYREKRMEQEKELLRGQTAWLNAELKAKSEELLALSRQKGNQILELKCSLENKEDELNRVQEQVTSLKTSNEGLQKQAEDIINKLKEDKEQQASMEEKFRNELNANIKLSNLYKGAAADSESKSEELSGAVEELQKLLKDAGEANKALEVRLQEMDDCRDNEAAALKERIINLEKELENANELLSDTKLKGSAGAASVLSEETITTMSPTAVAVAKIVKPGMKLTELYTAYVETQEALQLERVENKRVNKYLDDIVQEVEAKGPILKRQRDEHERMQKSVASLSSKLEQAVKEVHRLQKVTDEANKRSSVLERDNQRSDVQLADMGQQIRVLLIELEEARGNHVGHDEEVSSADISSTSEVITQHLVTFRGVEELQQQNQRLLVALRELSEAQEREEEETTGTKCSELECSLEKAQAELEALREQRSHQMQLAESIVRQRDMYRVLLAQATGVSFPQQGAAAAEEFSSTPRRSPAATPTTPTGIITMATESTEVVEAKAALRQLQEVFSSYKRERSESDKTLMEQSEKLQKQVSDQRFQNAKISTQLEFTSKRYEMLQDNVKGYRKEIASLMEKGQKMAAAAQTCEQTVHTMTQDLRVAQEKLNMAEGRAESLRKEREMLKLVESRLTQEKETMQTQQRGQNMLLTNLKTIEATLERSETDTRQRLNAQIEKQEREIGQLQKRLEHEVEQRHLLSRNQDLQLMDAKRQLETQTALLQKTRDQLSAAQLEVSSLRLQQGSGEGGRLSLSSPPTPMGIRGFQVSEGDSEDLHGRLKQAETRAEELTEQLRTATSSMELYRAMAQSLEESLDKEMQVTEQARSAIEERVKEAQEQHRQLEKKLLEAEKEKQGLQEEKMKALASVEQQVAVLRRSLSSVQADHQEALQMAAVAAAQEQQAMLDSQEQAKLASEAQDKYEREMMLHAADVESLQAAKAQALQAATLRQQLEERAQRASAQLLEARVSWEEQERILKEEMSKVVSRSEELQRQNSLLHEQIQTMSCKMAATLQRQANESPLNISLTEEGKSQDQVLEILRFVRREKEIAESRFEVAQGESLRHRLRVEHLERELRELQESLSAERERMQVTAKTLAKHDELMKKTETMSVLMETNKMLREEKERMEQELQQTQAKVRKLESDIMPMQESNAELSEKSGMLQAEKRILEEDIKRWKARTQHLVSQQKDTDPEEYKRLHSEKEAHLKRIQQLTEETGRLKAEVARSGGSVTSLQSQVQMLREGLGKVSSDRDALRRSMEAKNLDIQEKFRTITQVKKIGRRYKTQYEELKVEHDKMVFEAASTPAQEQEAQQASAQELQGLKDSLGQAETRTKDLEGQLDNLNKVVGEREAEVRGSQEQASRLQTELTRLRQELQEKASQEDTLRQQMAEKEEKTRKAFVGAKQRINQLMGSKDQLQKENEELKQQREELEVRVSALKSQYEGRLSRQERELRDLREQQERHGEQRDEPLEQGPSKAQEQQRTTEQRGPLKTTQAADRGSTSTSEPPTANIKPTPLGAQGPSKPPAIPGNKPTPRASIRPMITPATVPTPTPTATVMPTTQVENQEAMQSSEGPPEHVTVYGSASGSVRSTSPNVQTTNPMLVVQQTQTQTTAFVQPTQQQSLPHTEPANQEQPPAPVMEAAPSSQMERPSTSTAVFGTVSATPGTSSMSKRPREEEQDSPYGPDTDTPQEDPSEPPIPKKLRIIQRVDPEEPEAQEEVLAEGSAEGLVPGESQEAPETSQVVEEYPVLEEAEEGAASQSVPVELLLSETAFISFSYDANEEPPQHDVIVIVTDSESEDEQQEEVEVEEDEEEEPDYEEEEDDDDDEEDEEEDEDDGGMGDEGEESNEGSRDGNEAYEGDDTEGPDGTDPGTETEESLGASDSTQRPADSQTHSFEGSSSMEAFSSDPTSSAPRMHQSPRRAPHPLPPRLNINQERGPPAQRPMRRQSVGRVPQLTPGMASGGVSHNIGHFFDDDDRMVPSTPTLVPPHRSDSFAEAIHSPQVAGVPRFRFGTPEDLMPQTTTSHSDLGHLASQGGLGMYDSPLFLPGHEDESGGLSVPTTPLQVAAPVSIFAEVPPSDGTEHTSQSVPMVTTSTPGLVVAEGPSPGDERADVFMAPGGDLVEVSLEPVMSRAGEIEEPTQVSDDCGLPSTSQELSSSSADTSRTQPKPSRPGHSRQLQRWTENRMRRGTLPSRGVTGTGRRFAR; from the exons atggCTACAGTGCTACTTCAAGCGTTGGAGCGCGCTGAGATAGCGAAGCTACCAAAAGCTGTTCAAAATAAACTAGAAAAGTTATTTTCTGATCTGCAATATGAAATAGATTCCCTCAAGTCACACCAGGAGCAATTTAGAGTCGATAGCG AACAACAGTTCTTTGAGAAAGTGCAACGTCTTGAACAGAGTCAGGAACAGTTTGTGACCCAGACTGAACAGCACCACAAACTCCGAGAGGAGTTCACCAAGATCG ATGAAGAACTCAAGAGTGTACTAGAAAAGAATAAAGAGTATGAAATCAACCAAGAGAAGTTGACATCTGAACAG GCCCAGCTCTGTAAAGCCAAAAATGAACTGGAGGCAGAGAAGCGGGAGCTTGTACGTACATTGGAGAGGAGATCCCAGGAAGTGGCCTATCTGAGTG aGGACCTGCAGCGCCTCAATGACAAAGTGGCGGAAGTCAATGCCTCAAAGATGGGGCTGCAGCTCAAGTTGGATGAGCTTGAATCCTCAGAGGTCAACATCAAG TACCGTGAGAAGCGTATGGAGCAGGAAAAGGAGCTGTTGCGAGGCCAGACTGCCTGGCTGAACGCAGAGCTCAAGGCTAAAAGTGAGGAGCTGCTGGCTCTTTCACGCCAGAAGGGCAACCAGATCCTGGAGCTGAAGTGCAGCTTGGAGAACAAAGAGGATGAG tTGAACAGAGTCCAGGAACAAGTGACCAGTTTGAAGACTTCAAATGAAGGCCTTCAGAAGCAGGCTGAAGACATAATCAACAAACTGAAAGAGGATAAGGAGCAGCAGGCTAGCATGGAGGAGAAGTTTAGAAACGAGCTGAATGCCAACATAAAGCTCTCCAACTTGTACAAG GGAGCTGCTGCAGACTCTGAGTCCAAGAGTGAGGAATTGAGTGGGGCTGTAGAGGAGCTGCAGAAGCTGCTGAAAGATGCTGGAGAGg CGAACAAGGCCCTAGAGGTGAGGTTGCAGGAGATGGATGACTGTCGGGACAATGAGGCTGCTGCGCTGAAGGAGAGGATCATCAATTTGGAAAAAGAACTGGAGAACGCCAACGAACTGCTGTCCGACACCAAGCTCAAAG GCTCTGCCGGTGCAGCCTCAGTGCTGTCAGAGGAAACGATTACCACCATGTCCCCGACCGCAGTCGCCGTTGCCAAGATAGTCAAACCTGGCATGAAGCTGACTGAG TTGTACACAGCGTATGTGGAGACCCAGGAGGCACTGCAGCTGGAGCGTGTGGAGAACAAGCGGGTGAATAAGTACTTGGATGACATAGTGCAGGAGGTGGAGGCTAAGGGTCCCATCCTCAAACGCCAGAGGGATGAGCATGAGCGTATGCAGAAATCTGTGGCCAGCCTTTCATCCAAGCTGGAACAGGCAGTTAAG GAGGTTCACCGTCTGCAGAAGGTGACTGACGAGGCCAACAAGCGCTCTTCTGTCCTggagagagacaaccagaggtCTGATGTGCAGCTTGCAgacatggggcagcag ATCCGTGTCCTACTCATTGAGCTGGAGGAGGCGCGTGGTAACCATGTAGGCCACGACGAGGAGGTGAGCTCTGCTGACATCAGCAGCACGTCAGAGGTCATCACGCAGCACCTGGTGACGTTTCGTGGGGTGGAGGAGCTCCAGCAGCAGAACCAGCGCCTCCTGGTGGCCCTCCGAGAGCTCAGCGAagcacaggagagggaggaggaagagaccaCTGGCACCAA gtgcaGTGAGCTGGAGTGCAGTCTGGAGAAGGCCCAGGCAGAGCTGGAGGCTCTGCGAGAGCAGCGTAGCCACCAGATGCAGCTGGCTGAGTCCATCGTTAGGCAGAGAGATATGTACAGAGTGCTGCTGGCCCAGGCCACCGGAGTCAGCTTCCCTCAGCAAG GTGCAGCAGCTGCTGAGGAGTTCTCTAGCACCCCCCGCCGCTCCCCAGCCGCCACCCCCACCACACCCACTGGAATCATTACTATGGCAACCGAGTCAACCGAGGTGGTAGAGGCCAAGGCAGCCCTCCGACAG TTGCAGGAAGTGTTCTCTTCCTATAAGAGGGAGAGGTCTGAGAGTGACAAGACCCTGATGGAGCAGAGTGAGAAGCTACAGAAGCAGGTGTCTGATCAGAGATTCCAGAATGCCAAGATATCCACCCAACTGGAGTTTACCTCCAAGAG gtaTGAGATGCTTCAGGATAATGTTAAGGGCTACAGGAAGGAGATTGCCTCTCTGATGGAGAAGGGACAGAAGATGGCTGCTGCAGCCCAGACGTGTGAgcagactgttcacaccatgacCCAGGACCTGAGGGTTGCCCAGGAGAAACTAAACATGGCAGAG GGTCGTGCTGAGAGcctcaggaaggagagagagatgctgaagTTAGTGGAGTCCAGACTGACCCAGGAGAAGGAGACCATGCAGACCCAACAACGAGGACAGAACATGCTGCTCACCAATCTCAAGACCATAGAG GCCACGTTGGAGCGCTCCGAGACAGACACCAGGCAGCGTCTGAACGCCCAGATAGAGAAGCAGGAGAGGGAGATCGGCCAGCTGCAGAAGAGACTGGAGCACGAGGTGGAGCAACGCCACCTGCTGAGCAGAAACCAAGAT TTGCAGCTGATGGATGCCAAGAGGCAGCTGGAGACCCAGACGGCCCTGCTCCAGAAGACCAGGGATCAGCTGAGTGCTGCCCAGCTGGAGGTGAGCTCTCTCAGGCTGCAGCAGGGCAGTGGAGAGGGTGGTCGTCTGTCCCTGAGCTCCCCGCCCACTCCCATGGGCATCAGAG GTTTCCAGGTTTCAGAAGGGGACTCTGAAGATCTGCATGGCCGCCTGAAGCAGGCAGAGACACGGGCAGAGGAGCTGACAGAGCAGCTGAGGACAGCCACCTCCAGCATGGAGCTGTACAGAGCCATGGCCCAGAGCCTAGAGGAGTCCCTGGACAAGGAGATGCAG GTGACAGAGCAGGCTCGGTCTGCCATTGAGGAGCGTGTGAAGGAAGCCCAGGAGCAGCACCGTCAGTTGGAGAAAAAGCTCCTGGAGGCAGAGAAGGAGAAGCAGGGCCTGCAGGAGGAGAAGATGAAAGCCCTGGCCTCCGTGGAGCAGCAG GTGGCTGTGCTGAGAAGGAGTCTGAGCAGTGTGCAGGCGGACCACCAGGAGGCTCTACAGATGGCGGCGGTGGCAGCAGCCCAGGAACAGCAGGCCATGCTGGACAGCCAGGAGCAG GCAAAGCTGGCGTCAGAGGCACAAGATAAGTATGAGCGTGAGATGATGCTCCATGCTGCAGACGTGGAGTCCCTCCAGGCAGCCAAGGCCCAGGCCCTGCAGGCAGCCACGCTCAGACAGCAGCTGGAGGAGAGGGCCCAGAGAGCCTCTGCTCAGCTGCTGGAGGCCAGAGTCTCctgggaggaacaggagaggatcCTCAAG GAGGAGATGTCTAAGGTGGTGTCTCGTTCTGAAGAGCTGCAGAGGCAGAACAGCCTCCTCCATGAACAGATTCAGACCATGAGCTGCAAGATGGCCGCCACCCTGCAGCGCCAGGCCAACGAGAGCCCTCTGAACATCTCCCTCACGGAGGAAGGCAAGTCTCAGGACCAGGTCCTTGAGATACTCAG GTTTGTGCGCCGAGAGAAGGAGATAGCGGAGTCTCGATTCGAGGTGGCCCAAGGAGAGAGTCTTCGCCATAGGCTGAGAGTAGAGCAcctggagagagagctgagagaactACAGGAGAGCCTTAGTGCTGAGAGAGAGCGAATGCAG GTGACAGCTAAGACCCTGGCTAAGCACGATGAGCTGATGAAGAAGACCGAGACCATGAGTGTCCTGATGGAGACCAACAAGATgctgagggaggagaaggagaggatggagcAGGAGCTCCAGCAGACACAGGCTAAA gTGCGTAAGCTGGAGTCCGACATAATGCCCATGCAGGAGTCCAACGCTGAACTGAGTGAGAAGAGCGGCATGCTGCAAGCAGAGAAGAGGATTCTGGAAGAGGACATCAAACGCTGGAAGGCCAGAACACAG CACCTGGTGAGCCAACAGAAGGACACAGACCCAGAGGAGTACAAGCGTCTCCACTCTGAGAAGGAGGCTCACCTCAAACGCATCCAGCAGCTCACTGAGGAGACGGGCAGACTCAAGGCTGAGGTGGCCAG GAGTGGCGGCTCGGTGACGTCCCTCCAGAGCCAGGTGCAGATGCTGCGTGAGGGTCTGGGGAAGGTGAGCTCTGACAGGGATGCTCTGAGGAGGAGTATGGAGGCCAAGAACCTGGACATCCAGGAGAAGTTCCGCACCATCACTCAGGTCAAGAAGATCGGACGCCGCTACAAGACACAGTATGAGGAGCTCAAGGTGGAGCACGACAAG ATGGTGTTTGAGGCAGCGTCCACCCCAGCCCAGGAGCAGGAGGCCCAGCAGGCCTCAGCCCAGGAGCTCCAGGGTCTGAAGGACTCCCTGGGACAGGCTGAGACCCGGACCAAAGACCTGGAGGGACAGCTGGACAACCTCAACAAG GTTGTGGGTGAGCGTGAGGCGGAGGTGCGCGGGTCGCAGGAGCAGGCCTCCAGGCTGCAGACAGAACTGACCAGGCTGAGACAGGAGCTGCAGGAGAAGGCCTCCCAGGAGGACACCCTCAGACAGCAGATGgctgagaaggaggagaagaccaGGAAGGCCTTTGTCGGGGCCAAGCAGAGGATCAACCAGCTTATGG GCTCCAAGGACCAGCTGCAGAAGGAAAATGAGGAgctgaaacagcagagggaggagctGGAGGTCAGAGTCAGTGCTCTGAAGTCCCAATACGAGGGCCGTCTGAGCCGCCAGGAGAGGGAGCTGCGGGACCTGAGAGAACAGCAGGAGAGACACGGAGAGCAGAGGGATGAGCCTCTTGAACAGGGTCCCAGCAAG GCTCAGGAACAGCAGAGGACCACAGAGCAGCGAGGACCACTGAAGACCACCCAAGCTGCAGACCGGGGCAG CACCAGTACCTCTGAGCCCCCTACTGCCAATATCAAGCCTACCCCTCTGGGTGCTCAAGGCCCCAGCAAGCCCCCTGCCATCCCCGGGAACAAGCCCACCCCCCGGGCAAGCATCAGGCCCATGATCACCCCCGCCACCGTGCCCACCCCCACCCCTACTGCCACCGTCATGCCAACCACACAGGTGGAGAACCAGGAAG CCATGCAGTCATCCGAGGGCCCGCCTGAGCATGTGACTGTTTACGGCAGTGCCAGCGGTTCAGTACGGTCAACCAGCCCCAATGTTCAGACCACCAACCCAATGCTGGTGGTCCagcagacccagacccagaccacaGCCTTCGTCCAGCCAACACAGCAACAGAGCCTGCCCCACACTGAACCAGCCAATCAGGAGCAGCCCCCGGCCCCAGTAATGGAAGCGGCACCCAGTTCGCAAATGGAGAGGCCGTCGACGTCAACAGCCGTGTTTGGTACAG TTTCAGCCACGCCAGGAACATCTTCCATGTCCAAGAGACCTCGTGAGGAGGAGCAGGACAGCCCTTATGGGCCTGACACAGACACCCCCCAGGAGGACCCCTCTGAACCCCCCATCCCCAAGAAGCTACGCATCATCCAGAGAGTCGACCCAGAGGAGCCAGAGGCCCAGGAGGAGGTGCTGGCTGAGGGCAGTGCAGAGGGACTGGTGCCTGGAGAGAGCCAGGAAGCCCCAGAGACCAGCCAG GTGGTGGAGGAGTACCCAGTACTAGAGGAGGCTGAAGAGGGTGCAGCGTCTCAGTCTGTCCCTGTAGAGCTGCTCCTGTCCGAGACCGCATTCATCTCATTTTCATACGACGCCAACGAAGAACCCCCCCAGCACGATGTCATCGTCATAGTGACCGACTCTGAGAGCGAGGacgagcagcaggaggaggtggaggtggaggaggatgaggaagaggaaccG GactatgaggaggaggaggatgacgacgacgacgaggaggacgaggaggaggatgaagatgatggagggatgggggatgagggggaggagagcaATGAAGGGAGCAGAGATGGCAATGAGGCATATGAAGGCGACGACACAGAG GGTCCTGATGGGACAGACCCAGGCACGGAGACGGAAGAGAGTCTAGGAGCATCTGACTCCACCCAGCGCCCGGCTGACTcccagacacacagct TCGAGGGCAGCAGCAGTATGGAAGCCTTCTCAAGTGACCCAACCAGCTCTGCTCCCCGAATGCACCAGTCTCCACGGCGAGCACCCCATCCGCTGCCCCCCCGCCTCAACATCAACCAGGAACGGGGACCCCCTGCTCAG CGCCCCATGCGTCGCCAGTCGGTAGGCAGAGTCCCTCAGCTCACCCCTGGGATGGCCAGCGGCGGAGTAAGTCACAATATTGGA CACTTTTTTGACGATGATGACAGGATGGTTCCCAGTACTCCTACTCTGGTGCCGCCACACCGCTCTGACAGCTTTGCAGAAGCTATCCA TTCTCCCCAGGTGGCTGGTGTACCCCGGTTCAGGTTCGGCACCCCAGAGGACCTGATGCCCCAGACCACCACCTCCCACTCTGACCTGGGACATCTGGCATCACAAGGAG gTCTTGGGATGTATGATAGTCCTTTGTTCCTGCCTGGTCATGAGGATGAGTCTGGTGGCCTCAGTGTTCCCACCACACCCCTGCAGGTGGCTGCCCCAG